A stretch of DNA from Fusobacterium mortiferum ATCC 9817:
TTTTTTATATTTAGTTATACGAAAAATTTATTAGCTACCTCTAAAAAGTTTTCTCTATTTTTTATAAATTCTTTATATTCCATATTTTCATTTTCTAATTTTTTAGCTAGCTCTCCAATAAAAGTAGGGATATCTCTCATAATTATGGTTCCAACTTTTTCTCCTAAAGCTGTTTCTCCCTCTTTTACAAGACCACCTACATATATATCAAATACATCTTCTAAGGCATCTCCAACTTTTTTCTTACCACCAACAAATCCTAAATCTGCAGCTTGATGTCTTCCACAAGAGTTATGACAACCAGAGATATGAACACTTGGTAACTTATCCTCTTTTATATTGTTATCAGATAGATAAGTTAAGATATTTTTTAACAAAGTTTGACTTTGCTCTATACCTAGTTGACAAGTAGGAACTCCAATACAACTTACACTTTGTCTAATTTTTGTTTGTCCATTGTAATTTTTTACAATCTCATTTAGTTCTTTTACTTGCTCTTCAGTAAGATTTCTTACATAGATATCTTCATTCATACTTAATCTAGCTTCAGCATTCTTATTATTTTCTAAAAACTCTACTAAGTTTTTAAAATCTTGATGATAAAGTTGTCCATTTACTGGGTGTATTATTAGAGTATATAATCCATCTTGTCTTTGATGTAAAAGTGATGGTGTTTCAGCTAGAGAATGAGTATAAGTTTCTTGAGTTTTAGAAAGAGTTGCTTTTAAATTTAAAGTTAAGTCTTTTGAATTTTTAACTTCTTCTAGGTGTTTATCAAAAGCAGCTAAAAACTCCTCTCTTCCCATTCTTTTTGGAATATATCTAGTTCTAGCTTTAGCTTTATTATTATAATCTCCCTCAGCCATAAATAGATTTACCATAGCTTCTACATAATAAAGTATCTCTTTAGGTTTTACTTTCTTTCCATATGGAATAGAGATTTCTGGATTATTTCCTAATCCACCAGCTATGTACATATCAAAATAAGCATCTCCATTCTCAACTTTAGCTATA
This window harbors:
- a CDS encoding nitrite/sulfite reductase, with the protein product MQNQYELLKNEIKTFREEGHKFFNKELSVGDFKKISGGMGVYAQRGGEKFMIRLRTNSGLLPLNQLKLTESFLTDFNIEKLHITTRQAIQLHDLSIDDVCDIMEKALNNGLYTRGGGGNFPRNVSLSPMSGVEKNEAFDVTEFANAISKYLMERITTYHLPRKLKISMSSSSTDGGNSTINDLGFIAKVENGDAYFDMYIAGGLGNNPEISIPYGKKVKPKEILYYVEAMVNLFMAEGDYNNKAKARTRYIPKRMGREEFLAAFDKHLEEVKNSKDLTLNLKATLSKTQETYTHSLAETPSLLHQRQDGLYTLIIHPVNGQLYHQDFKNLVEFLENNKNAEARLSMNEDIYVRNLTEEQVKELNEIVKNYNGQTKIRQSVSCIGVPTCQLGIEQSQTLLKNILTYLSDNNIKEDKLPSVHISGCHNSCGRHQAADLGFVGGKKKVGDALEDVFDIYVGGLVKEGETALGEKVGTIIMRDIPTFIGELAKKLENENMEYKEFIKNRENFLEVANKFFV